The Lathamus discolor isolate bLatDis1 chromosome 18, bLatDis1.hap1, whole genome shotgun sequence region TGGTGCCAGCACAGGCGTGGGATGCAGCGAGGTGCAGGCAGGGCCCGGGCACAGCTCcccactgcagcctccctgtGACAGCGCCGTAAATTAATGATGAGCTCCAGGCAGGGCACCTCAGAGCACCCAAGTGACTCACGGCTGGGGCGATGGGGTGAGCCCTGCATGGCCCTGGGTGCTCTGGGTTGCATGGTACTGCCTCTATAGAGATGCTCCGGATGCACCTTCATCCTGGGATGATTTTAATGGGGTTGGTGCTGCAAGAGGTGTCCTTATCCCTCCTGCTGCATCCTAAGGAGTCTTCCTTCGTGGGGCAGAGGGTCCAGCCCCATCCCGGCTGAGGGGGAACGGGTGCTGGCCCTGCCTCACCCCTTCCCCTGGCCTTGGCAGGAGGGTGCAGTGAGCTGGAGCTCTGTGAGACCTGCACGGGCAGCCCCGCCTCACACAACAGCACCGGCTGTGTCTGGGTGCGCTGTGGGACCCCCGAGGAGCCAGGTGAGGGGCTTGGGTTGAGGCTGGGGCACTGAGGGGCACCCCCAGCCCCCACTGCTGGGCTGGGGCCACACTGCTTCCCATGGTCAATGTCTATCTCCTCTGACCCATCCTGGTGCGAGCAGGGAATCCAGTGGCTATGCTGGGCTTGGGATAACTCTGGGAATCCTCCATGGAGATGCTAGTAGAGCAGCACCAAGTAATGGAGATGGGGGAAAATGTTTACAAAGCCATTCTATGGGGATTTTCCCTATGGGAGGTGACCCCCCAGATGGGTTCCCACTCCTGGGAATGAGCTCTCCCCATCCCAAACCCTCACTTGGGTGTTCCTTAGGAAAAccctgctcctcttcctgcagagaaggggagCTGCGTGCGGAGAGGGGCCGCTGCAAGGGAAACCTGTGTGCTCTACAACACCAGCACCCAGTGCCGAGGTAaccccaccagcacccccagacccagcagcaccctgctgcTGGGGGTGCCAGGGCTGTGGGGGTGAGATCCCACCCCTGGCACAAGGAAATGGGATGTAGCGATACCCCCTGACATCCTTTTCCCTCTGCCCCATCCTCTGCCAGCGCTGAAGTCCCCCACTGAAGAGCCTCCACGGTCCCATGGCAAGGAGCCAACAATGACACATGCACCAAGTGAGTGGGTCGgggggtgctgggctgggctggggggtcCGGGTGCCACAGGGGACAGTGGGATGGGATGAGCTGCTTCCCTCCATGTATGAGCAGAGCCACCCTTGGAGCTGCATCCATGGAGCTTCAAGGTACCAGCGCTGTCCCCATTCACAGCACTGTCCCTGTGCCCCCCTGTGCCCTAAGCAATGCTGCAGCAATGGCAGGATGCGGCCAGGGGTGTCACACCCTGCAGCCCACCAGGAACCAGCCCTGCTGGGAAGAGCCATGTCcggagcaggggcagggcatGGAGCAGGAGCCTCTTCCAGGAAGCGGGAACTGGAGAGCGCTGGGCTCATTACAGCCAGTAACCGGAGCCCGGAGCCCTCTGAATTATTGATCCCACCGGGATCCTTTTGCTGTTGGCTCCTCTCCCATGGGCTGCTCCAGTATGGGAAGGGGCTGAGCCTGTCCCTGCACCCATGTGCTGCTGGGGACATCCAACcatccctccccatggagcCACTGGGGTCCATGTGGATCCCGAATCCCCTCTCCTTGGCAGGAGCATGGGTACCCACAGatgccaacagcacccataacCCCCCATCCCTGATGTCCATTAGGGACCACCAGCACAAGCGCCCCATTGACGGGCAGCCCTGAGTTCCACCCTCCTGGATTCGACACGGCCAGCTTCATCGGTGGCATCGTgctggtgctcagcatccaggcTGTGGTCTTCTTCATCATCAAGTTCATCAAGTCTAAGGACAGCACCTACCAAACGCTGTAAGGCCCTCATGGATGGAGGGGGGTCCCACATGGCGCGAAGTGGGGGTCAGTGGGGGGGGGCTCTGTGGCCATGTCCTCAGTGGTGTCTCCTGTGGCTGTTTGTGCCTATCCCCGTTGTGTTTGGGGAGGATTTTGGGGATGGAGGGGCTCCATCCCCCCTTGCCTGTCCTCTCCATGGTGTCCTCAGTTTGTTGCTGCCTGGCCACATCCTGCCTCTGAGCCCCATAGGGAGGTCAGGGACCCTGGCTGAGCCAAGGTGGGGGGCTcacccctgtgccatggggctCACTGTGTCTAACAGTGGGGGGGGGCCGTGCCCCATCTCTCTTTCTTTGCACGCTGCCAGAGAGGACAACCAGTAGGTCCTGGGTGCTGGTGGCAATGGGGACCTGCACCCTCAGAGCTTCACCCTTCCCTCACCCCTACCTGGGGGGAAGTCGGGGGTGTCGTGGTCCCTCTCCTGGTGTGCATGGGGGGTGTTTCCCAACTCGTTTGCTGTTTTCCTGGGAGTCGTTagtgcaggaaggaaaagggggtCCCCCctcgtcccgtcccgtcccatccccccccccccccccccgtatgGAGCACCTGGATGGAGCCAATGCACGGCCCCTTGCACATCTGTCCCCTCCCCACCCTGGGCATCCCCTGCCCCATTGCCTCCCCTCAGCCATGGGGCTCACCATAGAGGGGTCTTGCTGTGTGCTTTTGCTGTGCCTCTGTCTTGCTGTGGGGTGTTTGGGGGGTCCCCCCCTGTCTGTGTGTTGTCTGGGGGGTGCgtgctgtgtgctgtggggtGACGCCTgtagctggggctgccccaatTAAACTCTGTGAGGTGGCTTCTGTCTCATGTCCAGTGGGGGTGTAGCTGGGGGGGGGTTTACAGTAAGTGCCCCCATCCCTCCTCTTCGGTGCAGGACCAGCCCTTCCCCATGGCTTTGCCACCACACTTGGGTAccctccctgcatcccactCCCTGGGGGGGCT contains the following coding sequences:
- the CD164L2 gene encoding CD164 sialomucin-like 2 protein, with protein sequence MASLLRCALLCALLWAQRPAPSRAGGCSELELCETCTGSPASHNSTGCVWVRCGTPEEPEKGSCVRRGAAARETCVLYNTSTQCRALKSPTEEPPRSHGKEPTMTHAPRTTSTSAPLTGSPEFHPPGFDTASFIGGIVLVLSIQAVVFFIIKFIKSKDSTYQTLI